Part of the Chelmon rostratus isolate fCheRos1 chromosome 10, fCheRos1.pri, whole genome shotgun sequence genome is shown below.
CTCCTTCCAGACTCGTCACTTTTAATCAGTCCAGTCAGGTTGAGCTTGGCCTCTACATACCCCAGACGCCCCTCCAACATTCCCTCAATGTGGTCCTTGTGTCCACCCAGCTCCACTCTCAGGTGCCCCTGGGACTGGTTGAGGCCTGCCACTGATGCTTCCAGCAGCTGCACCCTTTCAACCAATCCACTCACTCTACCACAGCAGCTTTCGGTAGCTTTTAAACCATGTATCTGTGCATGAAGGTTTCTCAGCTCTGTTCTCAAGTCTGTGGTACTTTCCTCCAGAGTGTCTTCCATCTGCTCTTGCGCCTTACCTTGCTCCCTCTGGCACTGACGACGCACATCCCCAGCTTTCTCCTGGCATCGATCCTCTGCACTCTCCACACGCTTCTCAAACCCATCAAGAATTTCTGTTCTGGCTACACTCAGCTTGTCATCCATTAATTTCTCCATATCTCTCTGGGTATTTCCCTCAAGATTGCCAGTGGAGAATGATACCACTCCCGCTCTATTTGACATCTTCTTCAGTGCTCCATCATGTCCCATCACTGTAGCTTTAagttcctgcagctctgctgtctTGGTTTGCAGCTCTGTCCTGAGCTCCTCTACCCTTCCATTTAGTTCTGTAATGCCTGGAAACACATGTTTGCCATCTAGCCTGTCTGTCTCAGGATCTCCCCCAGGAATCTCTACAAACCCTACAGTGGATGGACTGGAGGCTACAGCGGGAGCTGGAACTGGACCgggggcagcagagagcagagctgacAGCATCCTATTGGCATCCTCTCTCAGTGAGGCTCGTAGACTATCTTCTAGTCCATTTACAGTTCCCCTCAGGGTCTCCAGACCCTGGTTTAGACGTTGTACATCCTCTTCCATTCTATATATTCGttcctctgtctcactgtctaGAACCTGgcctgaagagagaaagaaaagttgttAACACTGGGAGAAAAATAGTAcacttttgtactttgttgtgatttgcagaaaaatggccttgtgtactgtacagttttaatctgcttcaaaacaaaatgattaatctTTTAAGAGCCGTAATTGACTGTTgcaacactgtgtaaaacacaaataaaaacagaataaaataatttgtGAATGAACTATGTTCATCAACAGCGGTTTactaagtgttcctgagcccaagTAGTAATATTGTTTTTACAATGATGTgcttcacaaagtgatgaacctcgctccatccttgcttgtgaacgaccgagcctttccaggatgctcctttcatacccaatcatgatactatcacctgttaccaatgaacctgtttacctgtgaatgtttcaaactggtgtttttggagcatttcacaattttcccagtctgttgctgctcctgtctcagctttaatgaaatgtgttgctggtatcaaattcagaataagcatatatatTTACGTTGaagaggtaaaacattaaatatattgtctttgtgctgttttcaattaagtatttgtcaaaaatgattaTCAAGTGatcatgttctgttttatttatgtttcacgCAGTGTCCCAAATTGTTGGATTTGGGGTTGTGCTTTGTGAGGAAAAAACTGCATGCTCATTTTTGTTACCAATCCAGTATGAACACACTACATTATCAAACCCAGTTTCCAGAAAACAAGCATGTAGTTTGGAGTAAGAACTCACCTATGGTCTCACCCTCAGGCTgttcaccagcagagggaggcagaggaattTCCTCATGTTCTTCAGGTCCTTGGCCATGCTCATGTTCATGCTCATGTTCTTGGTCATGCTCTGTGGAATGTGGTTCCTGGTGCTCTGGCAGTGGCTCTGGCTCAGACGGAAATGGCTCGAAGGAGGTGTCTGGATAGGAGGATGACCTTGGTGGCCCAAAGTGGCGTATTGGGTAAGAGTTAAAATTGCTAGTGGGAGGACCTTTGGATTGACTCCATGGATTGGCCTTGACATTGTTTATGGGTGGGCCCTTGAACATGGGACCCTTGAACATGGGACCTTTGTACTGTGGGCCCTTAAACTGTGGACCTTTCATTGGCGGGCCCTTGAAAGGTGGCATCATTTTCATGGGGTGTTGATAAACTGGATGTCCCTCCATACAGCCATAACCAGAGTACCCCGGACAACAGCGCCACTCCAGCTCTGTCACAGTTTTATGTGCCACCTTGTAGAGTGGTTTGTACAGCAGACGATACCTGAGGGGAACAACCAACCATTATTCAGGCACATACACTTGACTGGAGTATTTTTGTACCTTGAAGTGATGTGAATGTTCTTTTATGTTAAGGCAGATCAAGACCTAAATATCAACATGACAAAAGAGGTATTGTTTACTTACAGGAGAGTTGGACATTTCTGACCCCAGGAACATTTGTTGTACTCAGCTTTTACATATGGGGCTGCCCCATCCTGCATGGTGAAGGACACCGTCTTTTCAGTTACATAGGCACAGTGGTTCCTTTCAGCGAGGAGATGAAAGATGACAGAATAAAGGTGGGACACATTATTATGATTTCTAGTTTgctttgaaaacacaacatgttgtcattcaaattaaaatgtaaattaaaatctTAAGTAATGGAGACAGAACTTACTTGTGCCTGCTGGTGGGTTTTCCTTGGTCATGGTGTTGACTAAGCCCAGCTTTATACTGGTTAAACTGGAATGGTCTGTAGAACTTGGTTTCAGCCAGTGACAGAAATACAGTCATGACCACAAAAGGACTCACAGCCCTCAAAAAATGCATCCTTGAATATCCAAGCGTTAAAGGTCAAAAGCTGGAGTCTTTAAACTGAGGTAAAGGTGatttcacaaaagaaaaaagtattcCTCCATCAAGGGCAAATAATAACTTAAATATTCCACTCCATTCACTTGATATGGAAATTATTAAATTGCCAGGCCTCTCAAAAGATatctcaaaacacacaaaaaaaggctaaaaaaagaGACTTCAGTACCTGCAGTAAAACCTTTTTGGCTGTGCTATAAAGCAGAATGCCACCTTGTGAGTGTTGACCCTAACTCTGGCTGTGGGTGTGGTGGACTGTGTTGGAGTGACAACAGTCCACTGTGAGTTTGGTGGACTACAGACGCCACTAATAGGGCTCTACTGGCACCATCTGCATATCTCCTCCCACTCAACCTCCTCAAAGTAGCACCAAAGTGacagtggaggagagaagagagtcCTGACCTTCGCAGTTTGTGTTATTCCTGTGGTTTTCTGTAGTACTCAACTATAcagaaaatcaagtttttattAGTCATCTAGTTTGAAGGTTGTCTCTACCAGTCAGGGCAGAGACCTATGAGCTTTTTTCCAATGGTGACATCACGGCAAACCAGAGGGAAAATAGCCCATTACATGCAGAGTGTATAACCAGGCCTTGTCCCACAAatagggattttttttttattttattttttttttacattttagggtAATAGTGGAAATAAGTAATAATCCGAGATGTCCAGTGAATACAGccaaaaattatttatttattcctttaGAGTATGAAGACTTATCCTGCGTAGTGTATGATCCTCAAGTATACATCtttttcacagaggacattttgacatgtcacacaacagtgacaaataaaattaatgatggctgaatttcctttagctgcttcagtttcagggtgtAGGTGTGGtccatgctggctcactgtcacactgtcatacCTAACTGGGATACTTGAATAGAACAGCGCCATCTTTAATGTTGTTAGTAaaaacctgtgcttttcctcaaTCAAAATGTCCCTGTGAAAAACACCTGAGAAAAAATGGCTCcataaaaaacagctgtgtgatATCATCCTCTGTTGCTTTTTCCATCTTACATTCTCTCTAGTTGCCCTTGAAGTCCTTCTATCATCCTTAGAATGacacacagaagaaaatatGTCATTCATTGCTGATGTTCTGCATCAAATtgtaggactgcaactaatgatttttGTTATCCATTAATCTGTCAACAATTTTTTTGGATTAATCGTGTAACCTATAAAAGAAGATATATGTCCATCACACTGTCCAAAACTCAAGGTGCAGTGATGGAAGGAGTATTTAGATCTTCTactttatttaagtaaaagtagcagtacCACAGTGggaaaaatactctgttacaggAATACTACTAAAGTACTACCAAAAAGTACACAAGTAATCGCATCAAATTATTCTACTATACagtagttacattccaccactgccgaggtgatgtcttcaaatgtcgTGTTATGTCCAATCAACATTCCAAAAccaaattatatttaatttatgatAGAAAACGGAGGAAAGcaacaaatcttcacatttatGAAACTGGAACAGGAGAATCTTGGTTCTTGGCTTTAATCAAGGACTTAAACGATTAGTTGATCAAAATTATCAAGTACGTTATGTATGTGTGCCACCATATACAAAATATAGAATATTTTATGAAGTCTGTATGGGAGGCCACATGCATTTTTCATACATGAACTGTGATGATATTGTTGAGGTTATGTGATGGCTTGGCAGTCCCTAAAGTGAAATCTGTGAAACATCTTGAGCTCTCTTacttcacacatgcacattgacACAGTTTAAAGCCCGACCTAACAGCAAACCTCCAGGAACgggaacaaataaaaataaatacccCGAGCCGAAGGCTGTGACAGCACACACCCATGCCTGAGTGCCTTGCCTCACATGCCTGAACAGTCATTCACAACACAAGTCTTTGTACAGTGGAATAGGTTCACCACCCCGGGTATAGAAAGAAGTCACTCCACTGTACCACAGCTAAAACACTTTACAGGTAAAGGCCAGTTAGATGGAGCCACATTGTAACTGTGTTTCCAATAAAGTATGGAATTTATATTATCAGCTTTTGGAGGACAAACTGAAcacttttgtaaataaaatcaaaggCCATAAATGACCCTGTACAAAGGTTAAGTTTTTGAAAGCTTTGAGTTTTTCCTTTTGGCCTCTAAAACTGTTGATtacatttcacttttcttttcagtctgtccctTCAGTCTGTCCATTACATTAGAGAATGCAGGGCAGCACTAGAATGAGTATGTCATTCTTTTCCAAGGTAAAATCTACCTCATTATTAATATATGATTCAAAAAGCTGTCTGTGACTATGCAGACAGTCCAGAGGCAGGTGGATGAGGATGGAGCAGACAAAATACCAGTTTCCTTTTACCACCTTAACAACAGTTTGAAGGTCTGTGtctcttctgtgtgtctgacatttGGGCGGAATTTTTTTTGCCATGTGTggtggtggaaagtaattagTCAACCCGTTGTCATTTCCCGCTTATCCCATACGgacgcttggtcaggaccccttggcctcactttttaaggcactgcGTACCCCTTTGGGCTCATTTTTCAATGCGCAGGAGGATCTGATAGACTTCTACACGCAGCCTGTTCTCACCCACAATGAGTCAAATGATATAGTATAAAGAGTGAGGAAAGTCCACACgtggaggaggttggggtgCTTAGATGGATCTAGCACAAGACATTCAGGAGACTTGGGTTCCTGTCATGCATGAAAGGAAAAGtgaatgttgatttttttttgtaatatacTTAATGTATGTAAttaatgtacttattttaatcCAGACTGTGATCTTTTCCAAAACCTTACCTAGTGGTTTTGTTGTCTAAACCTACAGAAATAAAATGCGACCGTTTTGCAATGTTTTATTGAAAGTCTAACCAAATGTTTCGAAccagatgttgcatatttattattgctcaCTTGACCATGGAGGCCTGCATGTGCAAAACTGATGCTAGAGGAGTACTCAGAGCGTCATAGTTTGAAGTGTAAGGCCACTGACAGCGTCTGTATGTTGGGaattaaaatacagtatattattgAAGTGTTTCTCAACCATTTGGAATTGTTACCCCTTTCAAGAAAATCTGTGTCTAGTTGCAGCCCATTGTgatgtttcagatgtctatAAGAGACATTTCCTTTCTAAACCTTTCAGATATTTTAACTAATTATTTGTGGCCTTAAGAGGCCTGGTATTTGGGGAAGACGCAAAGATAAGATTTTGTACTCTCTCATTACTCATCTCATGACCCCTAAgtgtgaccctttggaggggcctgaacCCTAGACTTGGAACCACTGGACTATACTAACTAATTGTATATAAATTCATTCAAATACCTTTATCAGCCAGAGCAGTAAAATACtgtttacacattaatgcatcagtatcAACAATCTAAAAATGTCACCTAATACATCACTCACAAGGCCATTTATCTGTAGAACGAGGACTTTTgagatactttaagtacatgaAGTAGGATTTGAATGAaagacttttacttgcagtggaGGGTCCTTCCTCTACTGCTGAGCATGTATATGTGCAGACCACCACTTATGCCAGACATTCTTGAAGAATGTTTTTTGCTGTGACCATTGTAACATGACTCCGTtttgaacaacagcaacattgTGTCCATTATTTTGGAGGGGTCTTCTGATTGACCCTTTTTAGATGCAGGCCCATTTCCTGTATCCTGTTTGAAACAGGGTCCCACCTCTTCTACCTGGAAACACCCTGTTTAGTGCAGAtacacaacagtgtgtgtgtgtgtgtttgtgttacataTTCTCCGTGAGCTCTTTTGCCCTCTTGATTTGCAAACAAGCTCTCATTGTATCatgtgaaacatgttgcagAGCACACAAGCATCCGGACTCGGACTTTCCGGTGCTGTGAAACAAGCGCAGCTTTATCCTGCAGGCCAGCGGCGGCTCCACCCAGAGTTTTCCTTGAATGGCatcacacagtcacagctgttTTAGCTTCTACTCACCTGCCC
Proteins encoded:
- the emilin3a gene encoding EMILIN-3, whose protein sequence is MHFLRAVSPFVVMTVFLSLAETKFYRPFQFNQYKAGLSQHHDQGKPTSRHKNHCAYVTEKTVSFTMQDGAAPYVKAEYNKCSWGQKCPTLLYRLLYKPLYKVAHKTVTELEWRCCPGYSGYGCMEGHPVYQHPMKMMPPFKGPPMKGPQFKGPQYKGPMFKGPMFKGPPINNVKANPWSQSKGPPTSNFNSYPIRHFGPPRSSSYPDTSFEPFPSEPEPLPEHQEPHSTEHDQEHEHEHEHGQGPEEHEEIPLPPSAGEQPEGQVLDSETEERIYRMEEDVQRLNQGLETLRGTVNGLEDSLRASLREDANRMLSALLSAAPGPVPAPAVASSPSTVGFVEIPGGDPETDRLDGKHVFPGITELNGRVEELRTELQTKTAELQELKATVMGHDGALKKMSNRAGVVSFSTGNLEGNTQRDMEKLMDDKLSVARTEILDGFEKRVESAEDRCQEKAGDVRRQCQREQGKAQEQMEDTLEESTTDLRTELRNLHAQIHGLKATESCCGRVSGLVERVQLLEASVAGLNQSQGHLRVELGGHKDHIEGMLEGRLGYVEAKLNLTGLIKSDESGRRTGIPDKAETGQGLEARMEGKLRALEGRLLTALEELGNATAPTLLEGHAVPTLETELESLRGRLEVDVNRVQTHLNSLEILCSSSCSSPQNPSAIQGDSAANLAEEQNVKEVLDMQDDRLNSLNVTLQHILRHLTPRDQQEDYPIQGELTILKFNVRSVNHTLRGLQDSLGTVAHQMGQANSSWHEREARLAQQIKGVVQLVGHQASMLGAGERRLTRLKGELQEMKRRLAQEVQGCRSTAMGVQKQVTEVGGRVASVEGQCKGLNYLAEDLERIREELEGQSNGLLLQVNGTLSSHAQQLSELRGELRNCTSKVEPTQQSLELEAELRRGDTFTLN